The Citrifermentans bemidjiense Bem genome window below encodes:
- a CDS encoding DNA polymerase III subunit alpha: MFIHLHAHSSLSPNWGVHSPETLCSHAASLGFKTLAITDRNGLYGVPRFLDAAREAGISPIIGTEAVTPDNRAVLLACNEEGYANISRLISDLHCQKNFDLIPALSEYRRGIIVLSDDRKLLAALKRKSDEGLFVELSPGHSMHNALTLARDLRLPPVATSRAVLRAPRYGGQAPPSDALTPTFSQRERGNGPNALAECRLDDFHLHRVLRAIHLNTKLSRLTPEMTAAESDALYPPDKMAEFFPHCPEALQNTIRIASLCKTDWNFSSTIFPAFRELGTEAAFETLLERARQGAIWRYGSISDRVQARLDKELSIIRDKGFSHYFLVVEELTKQSERTCGRGSAAASLVAYCLGITHVDPIRHNLFFERFLNEGRSDPPDIDVDFPWDERDAILDFAFARYGARRAAMVANQVGFKGRSALREVAKVYGLPDYEIKEMTERISGFWRAEQSAAAMSGHPLFKGESLSSDWQEIMSTARRLNGQLRHLSLHCGGLVIVPDEIRKYVPVEISHKGLPLIQWEKDQTEDAGLVKIDILGNRSLAVIRDAMAAVKEQKGVEIDYATWRPLEDERTQSLLRRGLTIGCFYLESPSVRLLLRKIWSSTAPPETFRYDLFEVLVQASSIIRPAANSFIQEYVARLQGKPWSHLHPLLESVLGETLGIAIYQEQITQIAMELAGFSASEGDQLRKVITKKHREKRLADFRNKFMAGGAERGVPEKVLLGIWDQILSFAGYSFCKPHSASYALLSGKAAYMKAHHPAQFIAAVISNQGGYYSPFAYISEGRRLGLAILPPDINESEYHYTGKEKTLRVGLMQIDGLTRDGADRLLKERRERGAFASFKEFLRRARLQRADAERLIKAGCFDALEGEEKRPTLLWELLHFQQQATALLFEQKTELPHPPPYDAQLVLRQEVEALGFLVSRHPLALYKEQWQRHRPIKASELIKHTGKWVTMVGWWITTKTVEDKHGRPMEFISFEDVTAIFDATFFPDVYARFCRKLSQRRPYLLKGIVEEEFGVATLRVKWVGFLDG, from the coding sequence ATGTTCATCCATCTTCACGCACATTCTTCGCTCTCGCCCAACTGGGGGGTGCACTCGCCTGAGACGCTCTGCTCTCACGCGGCTTCCCTAGGCTTCAAGACGCTCGCCATCACGGACCGCAACGGCCTCTACGGTGTGCCGCGCTTCCTCGATGCGGCGCGGGAGGCGGGCATCTCGCCTATCATCGGCACGGAGGCTGTTACACCAGACAACCGGGCAGTCCTCCTTGCCTGCAACGAGGAGGGGTACGCCAACATCTCCCGCCTCATCTCGGACTTGCACTGCCAAAAGAATTTCGACCTCATCCCGGCACTTTCGGAGTACCGGCGCGGCATCATCGTGTTGAGCGACGACCGGAAGCTCCTGGCCGCTCTCAAACGGAAGTCGGACGAGGGGCTGTTCGTGGAACTCTCGCCGGGACACTCCATGCACAACGCTCTGACGCTGGCAAGGGATCTCAGGCTGCCGCCGGTGGCGACGTCGAGGGCCGTGCTGCGCGCTCCGCGCTACGGCGGACAGGCTCCTCCTTCGGACGCCCTCACCCCGACCTTCTCCCAGAGGGAGAGGGGGAATGGACCAAACGCTCTAGCGGAGTGCAGGCTCGACGATTTCCACCTGCATCGGGTGCTGCGGGCGATTCATTTGAACACTAAGCTCTCGCGACTTACGCCGGAGATGACGGCGGCGGAGTCGGACGCGCTCTACCCGCCAGATAAGATGGCTGAGTTCTTCCCGCATTGCCCTGAGGCGCTGCAAAATACCATACGCATCGCCTCGCTTTGCAAAACGGATTGGAATTTCTCCAGCACCATCTTTCCCGCTTTCCGGGAGCTGGGGACGGAGGCGGCATTCGAAACGCTCCTGGAACGCGCTCGCCAAGGGGCAATCTGGCGCTACGGCAGTATCTCCGACCGGGTGCAGGCCCGCCTCGACAAGGAACTCTCGATCATCCGCGACAAGGGGTTCTCTCATTACTTCCTGGTGGTGGAGGAACTGACCAAACAGTCGGAAAGAACCTGCGGCAGGGGGAGCGCGGCGGCGTCTCTGGTCGCCTATTGCCTCGGGATCACACATGTCGACCCCATCCGGCACAACCTCTTCTTCGAACGCTTCCTGAACGAGGGGAGAAGCGATCCCCCCGACATCGACGTAGATTTTCCCTGGGATGAGCGTGACGCCATCCTCGACTTCGCCTTCGCGCGTTACGGAGCCAGGCGGGCGGCCATGGTGGCGAACCAGGTGGGCTTCAAGGGGAGGTCGGCGCTGCGCGAGGTGGCCAAGGTCTACGGCCTGCCGGACTACGAGATCAAGGAGATGACGGAGCGCATCTCTGGCTTTTGGCGCGCGGAGCAAAGCGCCGCTGCGATGAGCGGGCACCCGCTCTTCAAGGGGGAGTCGCTTTCCTCGGACTGGCAGGAGATCATGTCGACGGCCCGGCGCCTGAACGGGCAGTTGCGCCACCTGTCGCTGCATTGCGGAGGGCTAGTTATCGTGCCCGACGAGATCCGCAAGTACGTCCCGGTGGAAATCTCGCACAAGGGGCTGCCGCTGATCCAGTGGGAAAAGGACCAGACCGAGGACGCGGGGCTGGTGAAGATCGACATCCTGGGGAACCGCTCGCTCGCCGTCATCCGCGACGCAATGGCGGCGGTGAAGGAGCAGAAGGGTGTGGAGATCGATTACGCGACCTGGCGCCCGCTGGAGGATGAGAGGACGCAGAGCCTGCTGCGCCGCGGCCTCACCATCGGCTGTTTCTACCTGGAATCCCCTTCGGTGCGCCTGCTGCTGCGCAAGATCTGGAGCAGCACCGCCCCGCCGGAGACCTTCCGGTACGACCTCTTCGAGGTGCTGGTGCAGGCGTCGTCGATCATCAGGCCCGCGGCGAACAGCTTCATTCAGGAGTACGTGGCGAGGCTCCAGGGAAAGCCCTGGTCGCACCTGCATCCGCTTTTGGAGAGCGTACTGGGGGAGACGCTGGGGATAGCGATATACCAGGAGCAGATCACCCAGATCGCCATGGAGCTCGCGGGTTTCTCCGCCAGCGAAGGGGACCAGCTCAGGAAGGTGATCACCAAGAAGCACCGCGAGAAGCGGCTGGCGGATTTCCGCAACAAGTTCATGGCAGGGGGCGCGGAGCGCGGGGTCCCGGAAAAGGTGCTGCTGGGAATCTGGGACCAGATCCTCTCCTTCGCCGGCTATTCCTTCTGCAAACCTCACTCGGCGAGCTACGCGCTCTTGAGCGGGAAGGCAGCCTACATGAAGGCTCACCACCCCGCGCAGTTCATCGCGGCGGTGATTTCCAACCAGGGGGGGTACTACTCGCCGTTCGCCTACATCTCGGAGGGGCGCAGGCTGGGGCTTGCCATCCTCCCCCCGGACATCAACGAGAGTGAGTACCACTACACCGGCAAAGAGAAGACCCTTAGGGTCGGCCTGATGCAGATCGACGGCCTGACCCGTGACGGCGCGGACCGGCTCTTAAAGGAGCGCCGGGAACGCGGGGCGTTCGCCTCTTTCAAGGAGTTCCTGCGCCGGGCGCGGCTGCAGCGCGCCGATGCCGAGCGCCTGATAAAAGCCGGCTGCTTCGACGCGCTGGAGGGGGAGGAGAAGCGCCCGACGCTGCTTTGGGAGTTGCTCCACTTCCAGCAGCAGGCGACGGCCCTTTTGTTCGAACAAAAGACCGAGCTGCCGCACCCTCCTCCTTATGACGCGCAACTGGTGCTCAGGCAGGAGGTGGAAGCGCTCGGCTTCCTGGTGTCGCGGCACCCGCTGGCGCTGTACAAGGAGCAGTGGCAACGGCACCGGCCGATCAAGGCTTCGGAATTGATCAAGCACACGGGAAAATGGGTGACCATGGTGGGATGGTGGATCACCACGAAGACGGTGGAGGACAAGCACGGCAGGCCGATGGAATTTATCTCGTTCGAGGATGTGACGGCGATCTTCGACGCCACCTTCTTTCCGGACGTCTACGCCAGGTTCTGCCGGAAGCTCTCGCAGCGGCGCCCCTACCTGCTCAAAGGGATAGTGGAAGAGGAGTTCGGAGTGGCGACGCTCAGGGTGAAGTGGGTCGGTTTTCTGGACGGGTGA
- a CDS encoding DNA polymerase Y family protein, which translates to MDREILHITVPAFPIALARVVDSNLRGRPVAVAPLNSERALLQCISAEAAAEGVHAGTPIYHARKSCPALIVIAPDPHLMAKGSQALQDLSAEFTPIVEPGAGRAFLDLTASRRLFGPARDVAARLEKAIANRMGLEAMAGAGVNKLVSRVAADVMQEAGVYDVFHGAERSFLAPFPVSVLPGVGESRQALLFRDLNLQRVEQVASLSMPQLRLAVGPFAPLLHDRSCGIDRSPVQPPRLSTEIVEEGLLDQEENDDAILLSELLRLVEACGLRLRRLRKGARKLTLSVMYADGVSQQGKKVLPVPTSLDLQLLAAVEDLFFTTCKRRQRVKGLRLSCDQVAEDAGQMDLFAPATAQVSQKQADLQETLDLLREKHGRDAVRWGKGLAARREATMASEPPPEWDPEQNKYMTLTSRS; encoded by the coding sequence GTGGACCGGGAAATCCTCCACATAACTGTTCCCGCTTTTCCCATCGCGCTGGCCCGGGTCGTCGACTCGAACCTGCGCGGACGGCCGGTGGCGGTGGCTCCGCTCAACTCGGAACGGGCGCTGCTGCAGTGCATCTCTGCGGAGGCTGCGGCGGAGGGGGTGCACGCGGGGACTCCCATCTACCACGCTCGCAAGTCCTGCCCCGCGCTCATCGTGATCGCTCCGGACCCTCACCTGATGGCGAAGGGAAGCCAAGCGCTACAGGATCTCTCGGCCGAATTCACCCCTATCGTGGAACCGGGGGCCGGGCGGGCGTTCCTGGATCTCACCGCTTCGCGCAGGCTCTTCGGGCCGGCGCGGGATGTCGCGGCCAGGCTGGAGAAGGCGATAGCGAACAGGATGGGGCTGGAGGCGATGGCCGGGGCGGGGGTGAACAAGCTGGTCTCGCGGGTGGCTGCGGATGTGATGCAGGAGGCGGGGGTCTACGACGTGTTCCATGGGGCGGAGCGGAGCTTTCTGGCGCCCTTTCCTGTTTCGGTGCTGCCCGGGGTGGGGGAATCGCGGCAGGCTCTGCTCTTTCGGGATCTGAACCTGCAGCGGGTGGAGCAGGTGGCGTCGCTGTCGATGCCGCAACTCCGCCTTGCTGTCGGCCCTTTTGCGCCTCTTTTGCATGACCGCTCCTGCGGCATCGACAGGTCTCCGGTTCAACCTCCCAGGCTCTCCACGGAGATCGTGGAGGAGGGGCTGCTGGACCAGGAGGAGAACGACGACGCGATCCTGCTGTCGGAGCTGCTGCGGTTGGTGGAGGCATGCGGGCTTCGGTTGCGGCGGCTTAGGAAGGGAGCACGCAAGCTGACGCTTTCGGTGATGTACGCGGACGGGGTGAGCCAGCAGGGAAAGAAGGTGCTGCCGGTGCCGACTTCGCTGGACCTGCAGTTGCTGGCGGCGGTGGAGGATCTCTTCTTCACTACCTGCAAACGGCGGCAGAGGGTGAAGGGTTTGCGGCTTAGTTGCGACCAGGTGGCGGAGGACGCGGGACAGATGGACCTGTTCGCGCCGGCGACGGCCCAGGTGTCGCAGAAGCAGGCCGATTTGCAGGAGACGCTGGACCTCTTGCGGGAAAAGCATGGGCGCGACGCGGTGCGCTGGGGCAAGGGGCTGGCGGCACGCCGTGAGGCGACTATGGCCAGCGAGCCGCCGCCGGAGTGGGATCCGGAGCAGAATAAATATATGACTTTGACCAGTAGAAGCTAA
- the lexA gene encoding transcriptional repressor LexA, with translation MTPKQKRVLDFILSFAERHGFQPSQQEIASGCGFGSLGTVQHYLRALEKDGHLTRQWNAKRGLQLANPPCPPFAKGGTQVLAQRFVGKYSPGSPESQELHFAEGGNPQTPAVAPIIGMELPLVGIVAAGRPVQAFQLADAIEVPSAMAGPGNVVYEVRGDSMVEMGIMDGDYVAVHPQAVAETGQTVIAEVNGSITIKKYVRKGNSIQLQPANSAMSPIMVTEDDEFHIRGVLVGSMRFYKKWTGKSST, from the coding sequence ATGACGCCTAAACAGAAGAGGGTGCTTGATTTCATTTTGTCATTCGCGGAGCGGCACGGGTTCCAGCCCTCGCAACAGGAGATCGCCTCTGGATGCGGCTTCGGCTCGCTGGGGACGGTGCAGCATTACTTGCGCGCTCTGGAGAAAGACGGACACCTGACTCGCCAGTGGAACGCGAAACGAGGTCTGCAACTGGCAAATCCCCCCTGTCCCCCCTTCGCAAAGGGGGGGACGCAAGTTCTCGCGCAACGCTTCGTGGGCAAATACTCTCCAGGTTCTCCGGAATCCCAGGAACTGCACTTTGCTGAGGGGGGAAATCCACAAACGCCTGCTGTCGCACCGATCATAGGAATGGAGCTGCCGCTGGTGGGGATCGTGGCGGCGGGACGGCCGGTGCAGGCTTTCCAACTGGCGGACGCCATCGAGGTCCCTTCTGCGATGGCGGGACCGGGCAACGTGGTGTACGAGGTGCGCGGCGATTCGATGGTGGAGATGGGGATCATGGACGGCGATTACGTGGCTGTGCACCCGCAGGCTGTGGCGGAGACGGGCCAGACGGTGATCGCGGAGGTGAACGGTTCGATCACGATCAAGAAGTACGTCCGGAAGGGAAATTCGATTCAGTTGCAGCCGGCGAACTCGGCGATGAGCCCCATCATGGTGACGGAAGACGACGAGTTTCATATCAGGGGCGTGCTGGTGGGCTCTATGAGGTTTTATAAGAAGTGGACCGGGAAATCCTCCACATAA
- the secD gene encoding protein translocase subunit SecD codes for MPKSISWRITMIVFFVLLSFLYLTPTLVSNLPNWWTGYFPKDKIHLGLDLQGGTHLVMKVDTQKAVEGYIDLIASDLEDSLNVRRIRIHQINRVGEDAIRLAFYDVNSAENEAQLIKKKYPELEQIQIRDSEGGMVHLEFRMEKKAVQDRKDKAVAQALETIRNRIDQFGVLEPVIQREGIDHIVIQLPGITDPKRAIELIGKTARLEFKLVDENLSASSSSPYAMPDDAEILMEQQSNSATGAVQGVPIVVKKKAIITGDLLTDAQVKIDSQNNEPYVAIDFNSTGARLFDQVTAANVGKRFAIVLDGNVYSAPVIRERISGGSAQISGNFNEKEAADLAIVLRAGSLPAPVKIVQNVTVGPSIGEDSISKGLMAGGIGILLVVLFMVFYYRMAGLVANFGMVLNVLFLLGALAALGATLTLPGIAAIVLLVGMSVDSNVLIFERVKEEIRLGCTPKMSIDAGYDKAFLTVMDSHVTTLITAAVLFQFGTGPVKGFAVSLSLGVIINLFTTLVTTKVVFDSAFSRFQIRRLSI; via the coding sequence ATGCCAAAGAGCATTTCATGGCGCATAACCATGATTGTATTTTTTGTACTCTTATCGTTTCTATACCTCACGCCTACTCTGGTTTCCAACTTGCCTAACTGGTGGACAGGGTATTTCCCCAAAGACAAAATCCATCTGGGGCTTGACCTTCAGGGCGGCACCCACCTTGTAATGAAAGTGGATACGCAAAAAGCAGTTGAGGGTTATATCGATTTGATTGCCTCGGATCTCGAAGATTCACTCAATGTCCGTCGCATCCGCATTCATCAGATTAACCGGGTTGGTGAAGATGCCATACGACTGGCATTCTACGACGTGAATAGTGCGGAAAACGAGGCACAACTTATAAAGAAAAAATATCCAGAACTAGAGCAGATACAAATACGTGATTCTGAGGGTGGGATGGTACACCTCGAATTCCGAATGGAAAAGAAGGCCGTGCAGGATAGGAAGGACAAGGCTGTTGCCCAGGCTCTTGAAACTATCCGCAACCGAATCGATCAGTTCGGGGTATTGGAGCCGGTAATACAGAGAGAAGGAATAGATCATATAGTGATCCAACTTCCAGGCATCACTGATCCCAAACGAGCTATTGAGTTGATCGGAAAAACTGCGCGCCTTGAATTCAAGCTCGTGGACGAAAATCTCAGCGCATCGTCCTCCTCTCCCTATGCTATGCCGGACGATGCAGAGATTCTGATGGAGCAGCAATCGAATTCAGCCACCGGAGCTGTTCAGGGAGTGCCTATTGTAGTGAAGAAAAAGGCCATCATCACCGGCGATCTCCTCACCGACGCTCAAGTGAAGATTGATTCACAAAATAACGAACCATATGTGGCAATTGATTTCAATTCCACCGGTGCCAGGCTCTTCGACCAGGTGACTGCTGCTAATGTAGGGAAACGCTTTGCTATTGTCCTTGATGGCAATGTGTACTCGGCACCGGTTATTCGGGAACGGATCTCCGGCGGCTCAGCGCAGATCTCCGGCAACTTCAACGAAAAGGAGGCTGCTGATCTGGCTATTGTCCTACGCGCGGGATCGCTTCCCGCCCCGGTGAAGATTGTGCAGAACGTCACGGTCGGTCCGTCGATAGGCGAGGATTCCATCTCCAAAGGGTTGATGGCTGGTGGAATAGGCATCCTTCTGGTTGTGCTTTTCATGGTGTTTTACTACCGGATGGCAGGACTGGTGGCAAATTTCGGCATGGTGCTCAACGTGTTGTTTCTCCTGGGAGCGCTGGCGGCTCTCGGTGCCACGCTGACCTTGCCCGGTATCGCGGCCATCGTTCTTTTGGTCGGCATGTCGGTTGACTCGAACGTGCTTATCTTTGAGCGGGTCAAAGAGGAAATCAGGCTTGGCTGTACCCCAAAGATGAGTATCGATGCTGGATATGACAAGGCCTTCCTGACCGTCATGGACTCTCATGTTACCACCCTGATCACAGCGGCTGTCCTATTCCAGTTTGGGACAGGACCGGTCAAGGGATTCGCGGTCTCACTGAGCCTTGGCGTTATCATCAACCTTTTTACCACGCTTGTCACAACCAAGGTGGTCTTTGACAGCGCCTTCAGCCGCTTTCAGATCAGACGGCTCAGCATATAG
- the secF gene encoding protein translocase subunit SecF — protein sequence MQLISNTNIDFIGKRKVSFVISTIIAIIGLIGILQIARNSANMGIDFSGGTSVQLSFTHPIPQEKARELLSDHLFREVNLQEIKGGNRILVKVGKSGADVSETITAVFKKEFPGNAFVVESSTDVGPSIGNKLKTDTLKAVGLSMIGIILYIAWRFDFKFGVGAIAATLHDVLAMVALFYLMNKEINLLFITAVLTIAGYSLTDTVVVFDRIRENLHKYVDDTKEGLFNRSINEVLPRTVITSLTTFLAAISLFLFGGEVIHDFALALVAGIVIATYSSIFIASPIVAVLEARRGGWELADGDGLSGTSEEEL from the coding sequence ATGCAACTTATCAGCAATACCAACATTGACTTTATCGGCAAAAGGAAAGTCAGCTTTGTCATATCGACTATCATTGCGATCATCGGCTTGATTGGTATCCTTCAAATCGCCAGGAACTCAGCCAACATGGGCATTGATTTTTCTGGAGGTACCTCGGTCCAGCTAAGCTTCACACATCCTATCCCTCAGGAAAAAGCACGCGAACTGCTTTCCGACCACCTTTTCAGAGAGGTCAACTTGCAGGAGATAAAGGGAGGAAACAGGATCCTGGTAAAGGTCGGGAAATCCGGGGCAGACGTTTCCGAAACGATCACGGCAGTATTTAAAAAGGAGTTTCCTGGCAACGCCTTTGTCGTCGAAAGCTCAACTGATGTCGGTCCCTCGATCGGTAACAAACTCAAAACGGATACTCTGAAAGCTGTGGGCCTTTCCATGATCGGCATCATCCTCTATATCGCTTGGCGGTTCGATTTTAAATTCGGAGTAGGTGCCATAGCCGCCACACTGCACGACGTGCTCGCAATGGTCGCTCTGTTTTACCTGATGAACAAGGAGATCAACCTTCTTTTCATAACCGCAGTCCTGACCATTGCCGGCTACTCCCTTACAGACACCGTGGTGGTTTTCGACAGGATCAGGGAAAACCTGCATAAGTATGTGGATGACACCAAAGAGGGTCTGTTCAACAGGAGCATCAACGAAGTTCTCCCTAGAACCGTGATCACCTCACTGACCACATTCCTTGCAGCCATCTCCTTATTCCTGTTCGGCGGCGAGGTGATTCACGATTTTGCCCTGGCACTGGTAGCCGGCATCGTCATTGCCACATATTCATCCATATTCATAGCAAGCCCAATCGTTGCGGTGCTTGAGGCAAGGCGGGGCGGATGGGAGTTGGCGGACGGGGACGGCTTAAGTGGAACCAGTGAGGAGGAACTGTAA